A single Notoacmeibacter ruber DNA region contains:
- a CDS encoding DUF2806 domain-containing protein — MDKDRLPADETSIGAQLSKSGISFGAKSRTIAALDFIGASKLMGRFRKTYTETDQAAREKYALDQLTMAAVRTLETKLENDEEAAAEFLNSALGTQIRRKENVLGATAAAIEDLSNRTTDEGEADEAAEISDAFMDRWERYAEGATTDELKERWGAILSKEIRKPGSISPATMRVVDELDKSLADLFQSLFSAIAMNRIIQDLMEVTVSLDKWQQLTAAGLVIHAAGGTSMILSPLPVGGDRRVFLRSMRPIKGTLPVVEIPKAVNRPPLTGGRLQFKAIALTTAGVEIHEALGDRQGYERFSALLRTYFPEAKFSH, encoded by the coding sequence ATGGATAAAGATAGGCTACCTGCCGATGAAACCAGCATTGGCGCCCAACTATCCAAAAGTGGAATTTCCTTCGGGGCTAAATCACGAACGATTGCCGCCCTTGATTTCATCGGCGCCAGTAAGCTTATGGGCCGATTTCGAAAGACGTACACAGAGACTGATCAAGCAGCTCGCGAAAAATACGCGCTCGACCAATTAACAATGGCAGCCGTTAGGACGCTCGAAACAAAACTAGAAAACGATGAGGAAGCCGCTGCTGAGTTTCTCAACAGCGCTTTGGGTACCCAAATCCGTAGGAAAGAAAATGTTCTGGGCGCCACTGCGGCAGCGATCGAGGACCTCTCAAATCGCACGACCGATGAAGGTGAAGCTGATGAGGCCGCCGAAATCAGCGATGCTTTTATGGACCGGTGGGAGCGCTATGCAGAAGGCGCGACCACAGACGAATTGAAGGAACGCTGGGGTGCAATCCTATCGAAGGAAATTCGAAAACCTGGCTCCATCTCGCCTGCGACGATGCGCGTAGTCGATGAGCTCGATAAATCCTTGGCCGATCTTTTTCAGTCTCTATTCTCGGCCATCGCGATGAACCGTATCATCCAAGACTTAATGGAGGTAACCGTGTCGCTTGATAAGTGGCAGCAGTTGACCGCGGCTGGCCTAGTCATACACGCGGCGGGAGGAACAAGCATGATCCTGAGTCCCCTCCCGGTAGGCGGGGATCGCCGAGTTTTCTTACGTTCCATGCGCCCAATCAAGGGAACACTTCCGGTCGTAGAAATTCCAAAAGCAGTAAATAGGCCTCCCCTGACAGGAGGGAGGCTTCAATTCAAAGCTATCGCGTTAACAACGGCAGGCGTTGAAATTCACGAAGCGCTTGGTGATCGACAAGGCTACGAACGCTTCTCCGCCCTATTGAGAACTTACTTTCCCGAAGCGAAATTCAGCCATTAG